A DNA window from Brassica napus cultivar Da-Ae chromosome A4, Da-Ae, whole genome shotgun sequence contains the following coding sequences:
- the LOC106447212 gene encoding coatomer subunit epsilon-2, whose amino-acid sequence MAAMGAAPDHLFNLRNQFYLGAYQTAINNSEIPHLSPEDAVERDCLVFRSYIALGSYQLVISEIDESAATPLQAVKLLAMYLSSPAHKESTISSLREWLADSTIGNNATLRLVAGIVFMHEEDYSEALKHTHAGGTMDLHALNVQIFIKMHRSDYAEKQLGVMQQYDEDHTLTQLATAWFNLAVGGSKIQEAYLIFQDFCEKYPMTCLILNGKAVCCMQMGNFDEAESLLLEALNKDAKDPETLANLVVCSLHVGKSSSRYLSQLKLSHPEHVLAKRVSSAEDNFERAVQSVA is encoded by the exons ATGGCGGCCATGGGAGCAGCACCAGATCACCTCTTCAATCTGAGAAACCAATTCTACCTGGGAGCTTATCAAACGGCGATCAACAACAGCGAGATCCCTCACCTCTCGCCGGAGGACGCCGTGGAACGCGACTGCCTCGTCTTCCGCTCCTACATCGCCCTCGGTAGCTATCAG CTCGTTATCAGCGAGATCGATGAATCCGCCGCTACTCCACTGCAGGCAGTCAAGCTCCTCGCGATGTATCTATCGAGTCCTGCTCATAAG GAATCAACGATTTCAAGCTTGAGGGAGTGGTTGGCAGATTCAACAATAGGCAACAATGCTACTTTGCGACTGGTTGCTGGTATTGTTTTCATGCATGAGGAAGATTATAGTGAAGCTCTGAAGCACACTCATGCTGGAGGAACTATGGATCT GCATGCGTTGAATGTCCAGATATTCATTAAGATGCACAGATCAGATTATGCTGAGAAGCAGCTTGGAGTTATGCAGCAATATGACGAAGACCACACTCTCACTCAACTTGCTACCGCTTGGTTTAACCTTGCAGTG GGTGGCTCGAAGATTCAGGAAGCTTATCTCATTTTCCAGGATTTTTGTGAAAAGTATCCCATGACGTGCTTGATCTTGAACGGTAAAGCAGTTTGCTGTATGCAAATGGGCAACTTTGATGAAGCTGAATCACTACTCCTTGAAGCACTCAACAAG GATGCTAAAGACCCAGAAACTCTTGCTAACCTTGTCGTCTGCAGTCTTCATGTTGGCAAATCATCTTCACGTTACTTAAG CCAGCTGAAACTATCACACCCAGAACATGTGCTTGCGAAGCGTGTTTCATCAGCCGAAGATAACTTCGAGAGAGCGGTTCAGTCTGTGGCCTGA
- the LOC106447213 gene encoding protein PHOTOSYSTEM I ASSEMBLY 2, chloroplastic-like, whose protein sequence is MAASSNLFAIPSRLHTPSSPFISAPNRNRVRVLAKSCPDNQSFGSNDSDSSSETTNETQGDEKPMSRRQWMMTCVCLSPALITNAYTFVSVQNAAALDKKPGVCRNCQGIGAVLCDMCGGTGKWKALNRKRAKDVYEFTECPNCYGRGKLVCPVCLGTGLPNNKGLLRRPGARELLDKMYNGRLLPNS, encoded by the exons ATGGCTGCTTCATCTAATCTCTTCGCAATCCCTTCGCGTCTTCATACACCTTCTTCTCCGTTTATCT CCGCACCAAACCGGAATCGAGTTCGAGTCCTCGCCAAATCATGCCCGGACAATCAGAGCTTCGGTTCCAACGATTCGGATTCTTCATCGGAGACCACCAACGAAACCCAG GGGGATGAGAAACCGATGTCACGGAGACAGTGGATGATGACATGTGTGTGCTTATCTCCAGCTTTAATTACCAATGCTTATACCTTTGTCTCTGTACAAAACGCAGCCGCTTTAGACAAGAAACCAGGTGTTTGCCGTAACTGTCAGGGCATTGGTGCTGTTCTTT GTGATATGTGTGGAGGTACGGGAAAATGGAAAGCTCTAAACCGAAAACGAGCCAAAGATGTATATGAGTTTACAGAATGTCCAAACTGTTACg GTCGAGGCAAACTTGTTTGTCCGGTCTGTTTAGGTACAGGTTTACCAAACAACAAAGGACTCCTTAGAAGGCCTGGTGCTCGTGAGTTACTCGACAAGATGTACAATGGTCGTCTTCTTCCCAATTCATGA